CGCCGATCAGGATGGGGTTGTTCTTTTTACGGCGGGAAAGAATCTGCGATACGCGTTCGATTTCCGCTTCGCGGCCCACGATGGGGTCGAGGCTGCCGCTTTCGGCCAGCTTCGTAATGTCGCGGCCGAAGTTATCGAGAACGGGAGTTTTCGACTTGGTATTTGCCTGCTTCTGTTTGGAAGCATAGCTTTTGCGCTCGTCTTCGAACTCCTCTTCTCCGGGGTCATCGAATTCCGCTTTCGGATCTGCAGATTTTACGAAGCCCAGTTCGTTTTTGAAAGTATCGTAGTCCACATCAAACTGTTGAAGGATTTGCGTACAAACGTTTTCTTTATTCTTGAGGATGGACAGCATCAGGTGCTCAGTCTCCACGGTGGGACTTTTCAGCGCCTTCGCTTCCAGCACGGTTACCCGGATCACTTTTTCTGCCTGGCGGGTCAGGGGTAGACTGTTGATGTTCGCAATGTTCTTGCCTGTCTTGTCTTTTATCGCCAATTCCACTTCCTTGCGTAACTCATACAGATCAACGTTCAGCGCCTGTAGGATTTTTACAGCCGTTCCCTCACCCTCACGAATGATACCCAGAAGCAGGTGTTCCGTACCGATGAAATCATTACCCAGTCGCAAAGCTTCCTCCCGGCTAAACGTAATGATCTCCTTTACTTGCGGTGAAAAATTCTGATCCATTGTTTGTTGATTTTGTTAAACCCTTACGGGGGCATGCTTATACAATATTACCAAATAAATTTGGATTTAGTTTTTATCCTTGTACATTATTGGTTAAGATTTACTTTTGCGCTGAAGGGCCTTGTGTGCTGAATATATCTACGAGAAGAGGGATGTTGACGATTGGATTTTTTTACTTCTCCAGGTACGTTCTTCGACGGGTTTCCTTTTTGCCGAATCCTTTTTTTATAATGTTTTTGAATGATAACATCCGCCGTATGCAATTCAAAATTGATACCAAAGAGAAAATTGTGATATTTAGGCTGGAAGAAGCCGGTCTGGATGCTAAAATGGCAGCGGATTTCGAAAATACCATACTTGCCGCTCCGGGCCTGGAAGGCTCCAACCTCATACTGGACCTGCATTCCCTCCAATCCGCCGCCCCTGAAGCCCTGAAAGCCATTTTTACAGTGTACCAGCACCGCTACGACCAGGGCCTCTCCGCCGCGGTAGCCGGACTTAACAAGGTTTTAACAGCCCAACTATCGGATCAATATCCCGAAATGCTCAATATCGTGCCCACCGAATCAGAAGCCATAGACATGGTGATGATGGAAGACTTGGAACGCGAGCTGGATCTTGGAGATGAATAATGATTAATTTGCGGAACATGTTTGCGGTTACCATACTCGGCAATAATTCGGCAATCCCCACGCCGGAGCGGCATCCCACCGCCCAGGTGCTCACGTACAACGACCAGCTCATGCTGATCGATTGCGGTGAAGGCACGCAGACACAGCTTGCCCGTTACAAGGTGCGTCGCAGCAAAATCCGGTATATTTTCATCAGTCACCTCCACGGCGACCACTATTTCGGCCTCATTGGGCTCATCAACAGCATGAGCCTCCTCGGGCGGACGGACCCGCTGACCGTCTTCGGCCCTCCCGCGTTGTGGGACATCCTCGAGCTGCAACTCCGCCACGCCGCCACCACGCTGCGCTTCGAGCTGGAATTCAAGCCTCTCACGCCCGAAACCCTCGGGGTGCTGCTGCGCGATAAAGACATGGAAGTGAGCTGCTTCCCTACCCGCCACCGCATCCCCTGCTACGGCTTTTCGTTCAGCGTGCAGCGGAGAAAACGCCGCATCATCCCCGAACAAACCCGCGCTTACGAAATCCCCTCCGCCTTCTTCACCCAACTCGCCGAAGGTGAAGATTATATCAGGAAAGACGGCTCGGTGGTCCGCAACGATTGGGTTACCCTCCCACCGCTCCGCGCACGGCGGTATGTGTATTGCGCAGACAGCATTTACGACGAAGATCTCCTTCCCTGGATGAAAGACGCCGACCTGGTTTACCACGAAACCACCTATCTCGACGACCTCCGCCAGCGTGCCGCCGACCGCTTCCACAGCACCAGCGTGCAGGCTGCCACCCTTGCCAGCATGGCCGGCGCCAGGAGGCTGCTGATCGGCCACTTCTCCTCCAAATACACCGAGCTGCAGCCGTTCCTCGACGAAAGCATCCCCGTTTTCCCCCAAACGGAACTCGCGCTCGAAGGCACCACCTACATCATCTAGCCAAACCACACATTAAAACATAATACAATAAAATAAACAA
Above is a genomic segment from Chitinophaga pollutisoli containing:
- a CDS encoding ribonuclease Z, with translation MFAVTILGNNSAIPTPERHPTAQVLTYNDQLMLIDCGEGTQTQLARYKVRRSKIRYIFISHLHGDHYFGLIGLINSMSLLGRTDPLTVFGPPALWDILELQLRHAATTLRFELEFKPLTPETLGVLLRDKDMEVSCFPTRHRIPCYGFSFSVQRRKRRIIPEQTRAYEIPSAFFTQLAEGEDYIRKDGSVVRNDWVTLPPLRARRYVYCADSIYDEDLLPWMKDADLVYHETTYLDDLRQRAADRFHSTSVQAATLASMAGARRLLIGHFSSKYTELQPFLDESIPVFPQTELALEGTTYII